In the Arachis hypogaea cultivar Tifrunner chromosome 20, arahy.Tifrunner.gnm2.J5K5, whole genome shotgun sequence genome, tctctcataccaagctctaggagcttgtcttaaaccatagagaatttttgataatttgaaaacatgattagaaagctctttgttttcaaaactaggtggctgctccacatatacttctctatctatcacaccattcaaaatgcacatttcacatccatttgatataatttaaaaccacaaaatgcagcataagctaagagaagtcttatggcttccattcgggcaacaggggcaaaggattcatcaaagtctattccttcttcttggttatatccttgtgccaccagccttgctttgtttcttgcaatgctaccatccttTCCTAGCTTGTTCCAAAAAAATCCACTTGGttccggtcactttctttccatctGGCCTTGGAACCAATGTCCAAACTTAGTTCTTCTCAAACTCTTGAAGCTCATCTTCCATTGCCTTCACCCAAGAAGGGTCACCAAGGATTTCCTTGACATTTTGAGGCTCAATTTGAGAGAGAAGGGCAATTTTTGTTCCTTCATTTTCCTTTCTAGTTGAAGACCGAGTTCTAAccccatgagagacgtccccaataacaaattcctcaggataattcttcaagaatctccattcacgaggtctggtggacttggaggtaGATTCAGTTACCAAGGGATTCTGGGAACTagtgatttcagaattttcttcagattcatgagacaaaatgaaattgtctcttgaattttcagcaacTGCAATTTCTGGTTCAGCCTAACCAAAATTTCCATTTTCATGATTTTGCACAGTTTCATtatctttttgagcttgattCCCTGCATCATAGTCTTCCAAAACACTTTGCACCAAATTAGTATCAcgaaatgtaacatgtatggactcctcaataatcctagcatcttaatgataaactctatatgctttactggttgtggaatatcctacaaacaagcactcatacgcctttggatcaaatttacccaaattatCATTGTTATTAAGAACAAAACATTtacatccaaagatgtgcaagtagtccaagtttggtgggtaacctttctaaagttcataaggagtttttttcaaaaatttccttatgatggttctattcaaaatgtcgCAAGCTGTGTTGAcggcttcagcccaaaggaattttggaacattgctctcacaaagcatagctcttgtcatctcttgtatgcttctatttcttctttccacaacaccattttgctgtggtgttcttggacaagagaagttatgAGATATTcgaaattcctcacaaaaggattcaaataaattattttcaaattcagttccatgatcacttcttatagaagagatttttaaatccttttcattttgaattttcttgtaaaaaggttcaaaggctgaaaaggcttcatttttgtgtgcaagaaataaaacccaaccaaacttAGTATAGTCATCTACaatcactaaaccataatgtttaccacctaggctttgagttcttgatggaccaaataaatcaatgtgtagcaactcaagtggccttttagtagagatgtcttcctttggtttaaaagaactttttgtttgttttcccatttggtaagcatcacaagtgatgtctttgtcaaaccttattaaaggaagacctcttactaaccctttctttacaagtttgtttatttgaaacatacttgcatggcctaatctcttgtgccataaccacttttcagattctttagaatgaaagcaagctacattttgatcttttaattCATCAAGGGTAAGTCTATACACATTATTACAACGTTTTGCAACAAAAAGCACTTCATTATTCTTTTCATTTACCACACAGCATTCAAatcttttgaaagtcactaagtatcctaagtcacacagctgacttatactcaaaagattgtgcttcaatccacataccaaaaatacatcatcaatgaaagtagagtgttcattacctacttttccaacagcaataattttacctttaccatcatctccaaaggtcacaaaacctccatcatacttgtttagtttgatgaagtaagttgaccttccagtcatgtgccttgagcatccactatccaagtaccacatatccTTTTTATTCTTGGATGCCAGGAAAATCTGCATGAAAAActtcaagtaaccttaggtatccaaattaatttggatcctttgaagttaatccatcttggttgcccaagtgcattgaaatcacaaacaacattgaaAATTTGGTTTCCCACCACTCTCATTTCAATAaaacattgtgcatatgagtgaccaaatttcttgcaattaaagtaataattttCTGATGCATGTCGCTAAAATCGAGATGAGCTACCATGCTGGAAATGATTAAAGGgctgaaattttctggtttttggaagaggtacttttcttttgacaaactgatttttgttataattattcctctttgcaaaagcattttcaccagaatttttgaaaatttttgggcTTTTCGAAGATGAGGTTTTGTTGTGAAATGAAGGTTTCTTGAAAGcaacctcatttttcgaaatgaACCCCAGACCTGACCTATTTGAAGTAGGTTCGGTTCTTGGTGAAGGTTCAGTTTTACTTGTGTAAACTTCATCAAAGTTCTCCTCACATGTGGGAACATATCCAATACCAGATATGTTGGATGTGGATTTagcatttgatgaagaagccacaaatttcatAAAGACTGCACTTTCCTTGGTTATATAACCTAAactagatttttcaaacaatggtctttggcttgcaagtaatttgtccaagttactagaactttgagcaaattttgctaagtcaccattcaaccttttaatcatatcatttaatcttttattttcagcaattaactcatgagaaggatccataatatgctttccttttaatttttcaagttcagattttagaaatctgttttcttcaacaatgtccaaagcacattcagtttccttcactttttcttttaaaaaattattttcagcttttaacacatctctttcagatctgcactcATTGTACTTGTCTAGTAGTTTTGAGGTGTTTAAagtaagatcatcaataatagcatgtaaaTCATCCATAGACAAGTCaaagtaatttacctcatcaaaattattgtttccagccatgaaacagtCTTTATCTTCACCTTCAGAATCTTCTTCCTTATTAGAGTCGTTCTCAAGATCCTTccaagctgccatgagcactctcttcttgtctttcttttatttgtcctccttcttgagctttggacagtttagcttgaagtgtccagcctccttgcaatgatgacacgtcacTTTGCTCAGGTTCATCTTTtgttcctttgagcttgaacccttgtacttgcccttgttcttcatcatccttctaaatctcctagcaaaaaacaaaagctcatcatctaaaatatcatcactagactcactctcttttgattctatttttgacttgagggctattccctttttctttgagtctaggtttgtgtgtgtggtttcataggcaaggagttttcctttcAGCTTATCATAGGTTATAGGACTTAGGTTattactctcggttaggacagtggcagtagtttcccattcttttgtgaggcttctaaggagttttctcactaggGTTTATTTTgagtagtttgtacccatagcatcaaggttgttgattatgattgagaatctctcaaacacgtcatcaatgctttctccatccttcatgttgaacatctcgtactcttttcgcagcatatcaatcctcatttctttgacctgtttagtgccttcgtgtgtaacctagagtttttcccagatttctttggctgtcttgcatctagacaccttttggtactcttcaaagctgatagcacagtgaagaaggttgattgctttagcattcagctccatcttcttcttatcgTCTTCATTCcactcagcttcttcttttggagtcaccactccatcaacacttatttttgttgggatcttggggCCGCTTACAATAATCTTCCaaatgttgtagtcaatggattggatgaagatcctcatcctctctttccagtaggcatagttctttCCGTTGAAGAAAGGAGGCCTGTTGTTTGattggccttcagtgagggtgtaggccactgtggttgtgcccaagttgttcgccattggatctttgctccaagcggttaagcttgattcttgagaccttagctctgataccaattgaaggttgtagtaggcttagagaagggggttgaatctatgcctttctttaAGTTACTGAAATAACCCTTTTTAAATAAACTTACAATTCTGATTCAGTTTGAACTCAGCaacggaaatttatgagacaatttatttttgtctcatgaatatcagaaaacagaacagacCAGAAAGGAGAAGAgctaacaccatcatgtatcctggttcggttgccttgtgctatgaaacctacgtccagtctccaccacaacagtggtggaatttccactatagttaaagtattacatacaccaattccacaggattgacacaatcctttcacactcaagttctcacctaacttgacattggctatgctaatatctaactcttcactcttagtgcttacctaactaagaaaggggtacctcactggtacaagatacaaggcacagacttacctaaagaaatctgaaataactctaggcttttttcTCAAGTATTTTACTCAGCCTCTTTCCACTCATTGGATTTTACTTGAGACCTCTCTATATGCCTTTttactcaagaaattacagaaagataaacattgaaaagtaaattacaatctgtaaaacatgaaggagattgactcttcaacagcctctttgctatgtgataaaccagatttgcatgtctctgattcagttcttcatttttggcgaaatgcttctttgaaagaaagcactgtccaagtagaGAAACTTCTTCAGGGAATTCTTCTCAGAACACAACTCACTAAActctggttatctctccttggtTTCTGAATGAACAACAAACCTtttttttatctccttgcatgtttcTGGGTTCTTCCTAGGTTAACTTCTTGAGCTctgtgcttcaccaacccacaaactcactttttctcattaaatctcaaagtagaaactttgcttctgacgttctcttgttgaccgaaagccataaaacagAAACCACAAAAGTCTTACAATGGTAAATCGGATCTGAGCCATTGAGAAGCTACTTGGTCCCTAAGAATaacttgtgaccgtagatacacagcagattGGAACAGAAATCAACTTTCTCTTGTATGCCATTTTCGGACTTAGCAGAGAATTGGGAAGAGGATAAgaacatatgatgcatgcataatgaaatgggttacctttaacctttgcccttagcttgatttggtttgattttgCTGATTTGACCTCAGCCTTTCTTGcctaaccttctctttctttcttcttctttgaatagCTTAGGAACTAAGCACACTCTCTCTCTTTTGTGATTTCTAATTGAGACAAGGAAAAAGTTAACGTTGCTTTTGGTGAAAGCATACGAGAGGGATCAACTTGCTAATGGGCTTGGGTCGGTCTTTCCATTCATGCAACCCGTTTGCTTTCTATTCATCACCTTTGGTCTTCTATTATTTTTGTGACCCATTAGAATAGATTCAGCTTGCTTTGAGTTGGGCTATTGTTGATTAATAGCCTTCTAgccttgcttttattttcatcCAATTGGGCTGCtccattatatttatttttggcctgcaacatatcatcataaataatcaacacaaattatttatttttcccaATAAAATagtgtttgtcatcactaattaatttagttaatttcttaactcaacacccTTCCTCAAAATGCAGACTCCCTCTCCATCTCCCTCTCCATCACAGCCGCCTTGCCTCTCCCTCCCCAACACACACTCTCCCCTCCCTCTATCTCTATTGCAGCCCTTCCCCTACCCAATGCACACTCCCTCTCTATTGCAGTcctcttccctctctctctctctctccattgcAACCTCACTCCCCAACGCACATTTTCCTTTCCCTCTGCCTCCCTAATTACAGCAGCAAAAGTAACAATAACAGCAAAAATAACACCATCAAAATCCCAAACAAAACCAACAGAAGAACTTGCACATTCAGAACCTAACCTTTCTTgttcctccttctctcttttttctccttcCTTCCTTCTCTTCTCGGAGGACCATAACAATATCAAAAAgaatattcattcacacacacagACATTTACCCAAATACGTAAtatgcatatataaatataaagagagaaagagagaaaggctGAGGAGCTGAGGGGATGCGGCTATTCCAGGCCTTGTTGAGGCTCCGATGGTGGTGGCGGTGGTTCTTGATGGTGCTCTTGCAGTTGAGGTTGCTGTTGCTATTGAGATTGTTGCTacgatggagagagagagaagcatgTGTtgggttgttgttgttgcttgATGTTAATGTTGAGCTGATTATTGCTGTGAGTGCTGGTGTTGAGAGAGGGAGGGGGGAGTATGCTTTGGGGAGGGGCTGTGATGGAGAGGGAGAAGGAAAGGGGAATGTGCGTTGGGAGGGTGCTGTAATAGGGAGGGAGAGGAAAGGGGGGATGCGATGGGGAGGAAGAGGGATAGGGTTGCGTTGGGTAGGGGGAGGGCTGTGATTGGGAGGGAGATGGAGGGGGGGTCTGCGTTGGGAGGAAGGGATTAAGGTTTGGGGGATGGTTTGTCAGGTCACTAGAATATGGTGGCCATGTCAGCATTGTACTTGCCGGAGATTTGCTTCGACGAACTCGGGGACACgcttgttaaattttaaaatcttttagggaatattttgtcaataacaaaaatcAGGTACTATTTTGTTAGCACAAGAATCTTTCGGGTATCGATTTGGTATTTACctcttaaaaactaatttattgactaattatttactaatctaacggggtttacatcctacccacctaacaaagaattttgccctcaaaattcaaattcagttacctgaaaagagatgtgggtaGTCTTTTTGCATATCTAATttgagttcccaagtgtgttcctcaatacCAGTTCGACTCCAGGCTACCTTTACCAGTGATACTTCCTTCCCATGCAATCGTTTAATACTAGTGTCATCAATTCTCACCGAAATTACTGGAAGTGTTAGGTCTTCTCTCACTTGAATCGGTTCCGGTTCTAGGACATGAATTATGTCAGGAGTATACTTCTGAAGCTGTGAcacatgaaacacgtcgtgcaagtTTGAAAGATAcggcggtaaggcaattctataagccaccGGCCCAATTCTTTTCAGGATCTCAAACGATCCAATATAATggggattcagtttcttagtcttaatagctcttcccactccgGTGGTTGGTGTAACCTTCAGAAAGACATCCTTCCCTTCTTCAAACTCCAAAGGTTTTCGTCTTTGATCAGCATAACTTTTCTGACGGCTCTGAGCTATAAGCATTTGgctacgaatcttctttatctgctcagtAGTTTCAactatcatctcaggccctaataaGCTTCTTTCTCctgtttcataccaacatagcggagattgacattttctacCATACAAAgcttcatatggagccattccaatgctcgcatggtagctagTATTATAAGCAAACTTAACtagtggcatataccgatcccagctcgCTGACTGGTCCAAAATACAATCCCTTAGCACATCTTCCAAGGTCTGGATAGTTCTTTCTGattgaccatctgtctgagggtgatatgcaGTACTCAAacttaactgagtcccaaatgcacgctgaaagggtccccagaaccttgatgtaaATGAGAATCCCTGTCAGATATAATGGTGGAAGGCACGCCGTGCAATCTGACAATCTTTTTGATGTACATTCGAGCTAATTCttccattgtgcaacttattcgaATAGGgagaaagtgagctgattttgtcagtcggtccacaatcacccaaatagcatcacaaccagtccgggttctaggcaaacctgttacaaaatccattgcgatactctcccatttccattgtggaatctctaaaggctaGAGGGTTCCTGATGGTCTTTGAagctcaatcttaaccttctgacatgttaaacatttagatacatgcaatgccacatcattcttcattcctggccaccagaacatcactTTCAGATCTTGATACTTTTTGGTACTTCCTGGATGAATTGAAAACCCGttcttatgagcttccttcaagatacttTGTCGCAGGTCTCCGACATCTGGCACAACAATCCGATTCTTAAATCTCCATAAACCATCTTtaccttctgacactctccactgatttccttgtttaattgtcGGCAATACTTTACGTAATGCTTCACCATCttgatgagccttcagaagttctgatttaaaatcacttaaAATCTGCAACTGACTTAAACACGGAATTTCAGATTCTTTCCTAACTCCCAGTTTCAAATCTTGAAATGCCTTTAGTATCTCTTCTTCTCGCaacatcatccaagctgcatataaagacttcTGACTCAAGGCGTCCGCCACAAtgttcgcttttcctggatggTAATTCAATTCGAAATCATAATCTTTtagaagctccatccacctcctctgacgcatattcaactctttctgctcaaagagatacttcaaactcttatggtctgagaagacatgaaacttaacgccaaagagataatgcctccagatTTTCAgagcaaacacaacagcagcaagttctaaATCGTGAGTCGGATAGTTCATCTTATGCGGCCTTAATTGCCatgaggcgtatgctacaacattctaGTGCTGCATCAGAACGCACCCCAAACCCTTCAGTgatgcatcacaatacacttcaaacggttcacttgGCTCAAGCAATACCAACACGGGTGCAGTAGTCAACCTTTGCTTCAATACTTGAAAACTCCCTTCGTATTCTGGAGTCCAGACAAAAGGCGTGTCCTTCCTAGTCagcttagttaaaggtaaggcaagctgtgaaaatcccttaatgaatctccgataATACCTcgccaaacctaggaaactcctgatctctgtcactgaagttggtcaTTCCCATTTCATCACTGCTTCTACCTTAGCAGGATCCATAGCTATTCCCTGCTTAGTCACTATGTGATCGagaaacttcacttcactcttccagaactcgcatttagataacttagcgtataacttcctgtctctcagaatttgcagcacagttcGCAACTGATAAGCATGCTCCTCCTCAGTCTTAAAGtaaacaagaatatcatcaatgaagacaataacaaacttgtccaggTACGGCTggaaaatcctgttcatataatccatgaatactgctggagcattagttaacccgaaagacatcactgtatactcataatgaccataacgcgtTCTAAAAGCAGTTTTCGAAATATCTTCATCTCTAACCCTTATTTGATGATACACAGATCATAAATCAATCTTAGAGAACACACCGGCACCCTGTAACTGATCTATTAGGTCGTCGATTCTAGGTAGcagatatttattcttcacagtgattttattcaattgccgataatcaACACGCAAACGCATacttccatccttcttctttaccagtaacactggtgcTCCCCATGGAAAAACACTTGGTCGaataaaatgcttacccaacagatcttctAGATAAActttcagttcagccatttctaaaggtgacatcctGTAAGGAGTAATCGAAATTGGAACggctccaggcaccaactcaattacGAATTCAACCTCCCGGTTAGGTgaaaattcattaatatcatttGGAAACACGTttggaaattcacatacaactGGAATCTGTTCTAAgctctgatcatcacctgatactcccaGAGTTAATAACATAATGCCCTGACATTCAGTTCCAGAACAATTTACTATCATAGAGTTCAAATAGTAACTGTTCACCACAACCAGCGCTTTTGACCCTTCCagcataaactgtactgacttctTAGAACAATCAAGAaaaacatgattcttggataaccaatctaatcccaaaatgagatcaagaccgatcatcggcaaaCAAATTAAATCATGCACAAATTCGCGCTGTTGTATTCGAAATGGAACTTGTGGACATCATAACCTAGTTaccatagcttcatgagtagcattatacactttcaaatcataacctaaaacCACCATCCTCAATCCTAATTCATTAGCCTTTTCAAACGCAATAAATGAATGAGTTGttcctgaatcaaataaagcatttaagattttaccagccatttcacagttatctctaatcagtgtctcagat is a window encoding:
- the LOC140183215 gene encoding uncharacterized protein; protein product: MAATMQATAEALGNQINQGTTHSFIAFEKANELGLRMVVLGYDLKVYNATHEAMGIMLLTLGVSGDDQSLEQIPVVCEFPNVFPNDINEFSPNREVEFVIELVPGAVPISITPYRMSPLEMAELKVYLEDLLGKHFIRPSVFPWGAPVLLVKKKDGSMRLRVDYRQLNKITVKNKYLLPRIDDLIDQLQGAGKANIVADALSQKSLYAAWMMLREEEILKAFQDLKLGVRKESEIPCLSQLQILSDFKSELLKAHQDGEALRKVLPTIKQGNQWRVSEGKDGLWRFKNRIVVPDVGDLRQSILKEAHKNGFSIHPGSTKKYQDLKRAFGTQLSLSTAYHPQTDGQSERTIQTLEDVLRDCILDQSASWDRYMPLVKFAYNTSYHASIGMAPYEALYGRKCQSPLCWYETGERSLLGPEMIVETTEQIKKIRSQMLIAQSRQKSYADQRRKPLEFEEGKDVFLKVTPTTGVGRAIKTKKLNPHYIGSFEILKRIGPVAYRIALPPYLSNLHDVFHVSQLQKYTPDIIHVLEPEPIQVREDLTLPVISVRIDDTSIKRLHGKEVSLRRKEGEKREKEEQERLGSECASSSVGFVWDFDGVIFAVIVTFAAVIREAEGKENVRWGVRLQWRERERGKRTAIERECALGRGRAAIEIEGGESVCWGGRGKAAVMEREMERESAF